Proteins from a single region of Candidatus Parcubacteria bacterium:
- a CDS encoding MarR family winged helix-turn-helix transcriptional regulator (Derived by automated computational analysis using gene prediction method: Protein Homology. GO_function: GO:0003700 - DNA-binding transcription factor activity [Evidence IEA]; GO_process: GO:0006355 - regulation of DNA-templated transcription [Evidence IEA]), translating into MLNYLSANARFQAKLARRLDAALNGLSLHELLIMEHLAAAPEKLRAAQLADLMGLTPSGVTRLLLPMIKIGLVKRQPDPHDARSSLIELSRAGREKLAEGLERLKDFAEDNFPAPQQKKLIALTPTLQELAQRL; encoded by the coding sequence ATGTTAAATTATTTAAGTGCTAACGCCCGTTTTCAGGCCAAATTGGCGCGCCGTCTAGACGCCGCTTTAAATGGTCTCAGTCTTCATGAGCTTTTAATCATGGAGCACTTAGCGGCCGCTCCCGAAAAATTACGTGCTGCTCAGCTAGCAGATCTGATGGGCCTCACTCCTTCGGGGGTGACCCGCTTATTATTACCGATGATTAAAATTGGTTTAGTAAAACGGCAACCGGATCCCCATGATGCCAGAAGCAGCTTGATCGAATTAAGCCGGGCTGGACGCGAAAAATTAGCCGAAGGTCTGGAGCGCTTGAAAGACTTTGCCGAAGATAACTTCCCCGCCCCTCAGCAAAAAAAATTAATTGCCCTCACGCCAACCCTCCAAGAATTGGCGCAACGGCTTTAA
- a CDS encoding metallophosphoesterase (Derived by automated computational analysis using gene prediction method: Protein Homology.) encodes MFGKKILLLFIFLGLVVFFLWYQNNHLTVSTYEFSVGPEGGQGVRKETIKIKTAKDDSFSIVHLSDLHNKSFGDNNEKLLEKIKSANPDLIFITGDIIDSHRAGSDQALNLVRGLKEQGPVYFVSGNHEKWCGTYPALQAELRMAGVVILNNETVLLENQTGRKILLAGINDPDFSSLEEWQEDLQLLGAEAENYFSVLLSHRPERFSDYVAAGFDLSLVGHAHGGQWRLPGVGGLVAPNQGLFPKYDSGQYQKVTSTMLVSRGLGNSIMPLRLFNLPEIISVQINF; translated from the coding sequence ATGTTCGGAAAAAAAATATTATTATTATTTATTTTTTTAGGACTGGTGGTCTTTTTTTTGTGGTATCAAAATAATCACTTAACAGTTAGCACTTACGAATTTTCGGTGGGGCCGGAAGGCGGACAAGGGGTAAGAAAAGAAACAATTAAGATTAAAACCGCTAAAGATGATTCTTTTTCCATTGTTCATCTAAGCGACTTACATAATAAAAGTTTTGGCGACAATAATGAAAAACTGTTGGAAAAAATAAAAAGTGCTAATCCCGATCTAATTTTCATTACTGGTGACATTATCGATTCGCACCGGGCTGGGTCGGACCAGGCACTTAATTTAGTTCGGGGCTTAAAGGAGCAGGGGCCGGTTTATTTTGTTTCGGGGAATCATGAAAAATGGTGCGGCACTTATCCTGCTCTTCAAGCCGAGTTAAGAATGGCGGGGGTGGTAATTTTAAATAATGAAACTGTGCTTTTAGAGAACCAAACCGGGCGAAAAATACTTTTGGCGGGAATTAATGATCCTGATTTTTCTTCTTTGGAAGAATGGCAAGAAGATTTGCAACTTTTAGGCGCAGAGGCCGAGAATTATTTTTCTGTTTTACTCTCACACCGACCAGAGCGATTTAGTGATTATGTTGCCGCCGGGTTTGATTTATCTTTAGTGGGCCATGCTCATGGTGGTCAATGGCGCCTACCGGGGGTGGGTGGACTCGTGGCTCCCAATCAGGGCCTATTCCCTAAATATGACAGCGGCCAGTATCAAAAAGTAACATCAACGATGCTCGTTTCCCGGGGGTTGGGTAATAGTATTATGCCTTTACGCCTCTTTAATCTTCCAGAAATAATTTCTGTACAAATTAATTTCTAA
- a CDS encoding replication-associated recombination protein A (Derived by automated computational analysis using gene prediction method: Protein Homology. GO_function: GO:0005524 - ATP binding [Evidence IEA]; GO_process: GO:0006260 - DNA replication [Evidence IEA]): MENYAPLAASFRPQNLSEFVGQERVIGPDSWLRQAIKDDKVSSLLFWGPPGSGKTTLALIIAKVTKSEFVEISATSSGKKDLQLIIERAQQARRLGKKTLLFIDEIHRWNKAQQDSLLPQVERGVITLIGATTENPSFAVNGALLSRVKVVVLEALSEQDLEKIVTQAAKRSGFKGKKDAWRLIARLANGDARKALNLLESAGDSGELIDTALVKKIIDKPSLLYDKSGEEHYNLISALHKSMRGGDADAAIYWLGRMLAGGEDPLYIARRLIRFASEDIGLANNSALLLANAVYDACHKTGLPECGVNLAHAVAYLTKSPKSIAVYQAYNEVQAEINESGNLPVPLHIRNAPTKLMKDLGYSKNYKYTPLVDSSGQTYLPEKLVGRKFMPTASLNKVKEKAKKDKS; this comes from the coding sequence ATGGAAAATTATGCCCCTTTAGCGGCCTCTTTTCGCCCCCAAAATTTAAGTGAATTTGTCGGCCAAGAACGAGTCATTGGACCGGATTCTTGGTTGCGCCAAGCAATTAAGGATGACAAAGTTTCCTCTTTGCTCTTTTGGGGGCCGCCGGGATCGGGAAAAACAACTCTGGCTTTAATTATTGCTAAAGTAACTAAGTCGGAGTTTGTCGAAATATCGGCTACCAGTAGCGGCAAAAAAGATCTGCAGTTAATTATTGAACGGGCTCAGCAAGCGCGCCGCTTGGGCAAGAAAACTTTATTATTTATTGACGAAATCCACCGCTGGAATAAAGCACAGCAAGATTCCTTGTTGCCACAGGTGGAACGCGGGGTTATTACTTTAATTGGGGCAACCACGGAAAATCCCAGTTTTGCCGTTAACGGTGCTTTACTCTCCCGCGTTAAAGTGGTGGTGTTAGAGGCTTTATCGGAGCAAGATTTGGAGAAAATTGTTACTCAAGCCGCTAAACGTTCGGGGTTTAAAGGCAAAAAAGACGCTTGGCGCCTGATTGCGCGCCTGGCTAATGGTGATGCCAGAAAAGCGCTTAATCTTTTAGAGAGCGCCGGTGATAGCGGGGAGCTTATTGATACTGCTTTGGTAAAAAAAATAATTGATAAGCCTAGTTTACTTTACGACAAGAGCGGCGAAGAGCACTACAATTTAATTTCCGCTTTGCATAAATCGATGCGCGGTGGTGACGCCGACGCTGCTATTTATTGGTTGGGGCGGATGCTGGCCGGCGGGGAAGATCCGCTCTATATTGCCCGTCGCTTAATTCGTTTTGCTTCAGAAGATATTGGTTTGGCTAATAACAGTGCCTTACTTTTAGCCAACGCTGTTTATGATGCTTGTCATAAAACCGGTCTGCCGGAATGCGGCGTTAATTTAGCTCACGCCGTGGCCTACTTGACGAAATCGCCTAAGAGTATTGCTGTTTATCAGGCTTATAACGAGGTCCAAGCGGAAATAAATGAAAGTGGTAACCTGCCAGTGCCGCTTCACATTAGAAATGCGCCGACGAAATTAATGAAGGATTTGGGCTACAGTAAAAACTATAAATATACGCCTTTAGTTGATTCCTCCGGGCAAACTTATTTACCGGAAAAGTTAGTGGGTCGAAAATTTATGCCTACTGCTTCACTGAATAAAGTTAAAGAAAAAGCCAAGAAAGATAAAAGTTAA
- a CDS encoding GreA/GreB family elongation factor (Derived by automated computational analysis using gene prediction method: Protein Homology. GO_function: GO:0003677 - DNA binding [Evidence IEA]; GO_process: GO:0032784 - regulation of DNA-templated transcription elongation [Evidence IEA]) — MRQPIRKGSKYTFRETDYYLTPERYDELKKRLDYFVKIKRPREAAEVQRLALMGDFSENAGYQLAKGRLRGLNQRIIDLENLLNRAQIIAPQNNTEVDIGHRVTITNGEQEKVFLILGGTETNPGAGIISYQSRLGAALLGKKVGDDFIWSQPKGDQTWTIKKIA; from the coding sequence ATGCGCCAACCAATTCGTAAAGGCAGTAAATATACTTTCCGGGAAACTGATTATTATCTAACTCCGGAACGCTACGACGAGCTTAAGAAGCGCTTGGATTATTTTGTTAAAATTAAACGACCACGCGAGGCAGCCGAAGTCCAACGCTTAGCATTAATGGGGGATTTTTCAGAAAACGCTGGCTATCAATTAGCCAAGGGGCGCTTGCGCGGGCTCAACCAAAGAATTATTGATTTAGAAAATCTTTTAAATCGGGCACAAATAATTGCTCCTCAGAATAATACTGAAGTAGATATCGGTCACCGGGTAACGATCACTAATGGCGAGCAAGAAAAAGTCTTTCTAATTCTTGGCGGCACGGAAACCAATCCTGGTGCCGGCATTATCTCTTATCAATCTCGGCTCGGCGCCGCCCTGCTTGGGAAAAAAGTTGGCGATGACTTTATTTGGTCACAACCTAAAGGCGACCAGACCTGGACAATTAAAAAGATTGCTTAA
- a CDS encoding efflux RND transporter periplasmic adaptor subunit (Derived by automated computational analysis using gene prediction method: Protein Homology. GO_function: GO:0005215 - transporter activity [Evidence IEA]; GO_process: GO:0006810 - transport [Evidence IEA]), translating into MKKFFLIVFLIGLSLTLSACGPAAEEQAEEIRPAVVSGRTVLETLTWEQELSYPGIVSSESEAKIIAKTGGTISGFDVAIGTKVAPGQELGRIDDQAGVNGNNFNAGQVKQAQIGVEQAQTAYQLARTSYENLLLSSTKDLKSAELSLTQATTNEKNLTITAGEGFKSAELAYETAKIATEQAQTNLTSGRKQLAQAEADALENATLAADSAIATAGTLLGGLNNMAAFDDNGVVNIDYSLSLGALEAGSYGQAEWAYEQAKDLYDNSLKGDYPDVPARLKAATTVLKETKAAVDATKHLLEKSIPSAALPQAAAMGVSLSGLQQQVAAYQTQANGALAQAQAAEQGLNNLDLSRQTTIQNLEKSYQLAQQQEAAAAQNLNNLRAGNTSQQDQAGLAADLAQNQFENLKVKMSSQLAAARSQMDSARLQYENAQIALQNLFDVHSIIAPISGTLTGRTVNNGDTVGAGQVVATVSQVEKLKVRFYLEADRLSDIQAGMAAVVKDNSGREYSGVISSVSQQPDEWSRRFLAELSLEQDEGLVIGSVVDVKIKITQTLKADAGVSWLPLSALTIGQSETKILVFANGYAREQIVTVAEVQGEMAKVETGLGLEEIIITAGNKLVGPGQAITLSE; encoded by the coding sequence ATGAAAAAGTTTTTTCTGATAGTTTTTTTAATTGGCTTGTCTTTAACTTTAAGTGCTTGCGGTCCGGCCGCTGAGGAGCAGGCTGAAGAGATAAGGCCGGCAGTGGTTTCTGGGCGAACCGTTTTAGAGACTTTAACTTGGGAGCAAGAATTATCTTATCCGGGAATAGTCTCCTCGGAGAGTGAAGCCAAAATTATCGCGAAAACCGGCGGCACCATCTCCGGCTTTGATGTCGCCATTGGTACTAAAGTTGCTCCTGGTCAGGAGTTAGGACGCATTGATGATCAAGCTGGAGTAAATGGTAATAATTTTAATGCGGGGCAGGTTAAGCAGGCGCAAATTGGCGTGGAGCAAGCGCAAACTGCTTATCAATTGGCCCGAACTAGTTATGAAAATTTATTGCTCTCTTCCACTAAAGATTTAAAGAGCGCCGAATTATCTTTGACGCAGGCGACTACCAATGAAAAAAATTTAACGATCACTGCTGGCGAAGGTTTTAAGAGCGCCGAATTAGCTTATGAAACCGCCAAAATCGCCACCGAGCAAGCGCAAACCAATTTAACTTCCGGCCGAAAGCAATTAGCGCAAGCGGAGGCGGACGCCCTAGAAAATGCTACTTTAGCCGCTGATTCCGCCATTGCTACCGCCGGCACTCTTTTAGGTGGTCTCAATAATATGGCGGCTTTTGATGATAATGGGGTCGTTAATATCGATTATTCTTTAAGTTTGGGCGCCTTAGAAGCCGGTTCTTACGGCCAGGCGGAGTGGGCTTATGAGCAAGCTAAAGATCTTTATGATAATAGTTTAAAGGGTGATTATCCGGATGTCCCGGCGCGGCTAAAAGCAGCGACAACGGTTTTAAAAGAAACAAAAGCGGCGGTTGATGCCACTAAACATTTATTGGAAAAAAGTATTCCTTCCGCCGCTCTGCCACAAGCAGCGGCGATGGGTGTGTCTTTATCAGGCTTACAGCAACAGGTAGCGGCTTATCAAACTCAAGCCAATGGTGCCTTAGCGCAAGCGCAAGCCGCCGAACAGGGGTTAAATAATTTAGATCTCAGTCGCCAAACGACGATTCAGAATTTAGAAAAATCTTATCAGCTGGCGCAACAGCAGGAAGCGGCGGCGGCGCAGAATTTAAATAATTTGCGAGCCGGCAACACTTCACAACAAGATCAAGCTGGTTTAGCGGCCGACTTGGCGCAAAATCAGTTTGAGAATTTGAAGGTTAAAATGTCATCGCAATTAGCCGCGGCCCGATCCCAAATGGATAGTGCCCGGCTGCAATATGAGAATGCGCAAATTGCTTTGCAAAATTTATTTGATGTTCATTCGATTATCGCCCCGATTAGCGGCACGTTAACTGGCCGGACGGTCAATAATGGTGATACGGTTGGGGCGGGACAAGTGGTCGCCACCGTTAGTCAGGTCGAAAAATTGAAAGTGCGTTTTTATTTGGAGGCTGATCGTCTTTCTGATATTCAAGCGGGGATGGCGGCCGTGGTTAAAGATAATTCCGGCCGCGAATATTCCGGCGTCATTAGTTCCGTATCCCAGCAACCGGATGAGTGGTCGCGGCGCTTTTTAGCCGAGTTATCTTTGGAACAAGACGAGGGTTTGGTGATCGGTTCGGTTGTGGATGTTAAGATTAAGATTACCCAAACTTTGAAAGCGGACGCTGGTGTATCCTGGTTGCCTTTATCAGCCTTAACTATCGGTCAAAGCGAAACTAAGATTTTAGTTTTTGCTAATGGCTACGCTCGTGAACAGATTGTTACCGTTGCCGAAGTTCAAGGAGAAATGGCTAAAGTTGAAACAGGCTTAGGCTTAGAAGAAATAATTATTACCGCGGGCAATAAATTAGTGGGGCCGGGGCAGGCAATTACACTTAGCGAATAA
- a CDS encoding response regulator transcription factor (Derived by automated computational analysis using gene prediction method: Protein Homology. GO_function: GO:0003677 - DNA binding [Evidence IEA]; GO_process: GO:0000160 - phosphorelay signal transduction system [Evidence IEA]; GO_process: GO:0006355 - regulation of DNA-templated transcription [Evidence IEA]), translating to MKILIIEDENAIGRFLKSGLESRAYTVDLALDGQQGSFLARTNSYDLLIVDYHLPKQNGLAVIEEVRREKNTPILMLTVCGDHDRKIEAFKLGADDFLTKPFLLDELLWRVHALLRRPPTWQAEVLKINDLSLDLVQHLAQRHGRTLNLTRKEYCILEYLMRHPNVINSREIIMENVWDMNMDPFSNTLDTHILNLRRKLKNAGGKDLIHTFPGRGYKLASKKL from the coding sequence ATGAAAATTCTCATCATTGAAGACGAGAACGCGATTGGGCGCTTTCTGAAATCCGGGCTTGAGAGCCGCGCCTACACTGTCGATTTAGCTCTTGATGGTCAGCAAGGTTCATTTTTGGCTCGCACCAACAGCTACGACCTCCTGATCGTTGACTACCACCTCCCCAAACAAAACGGGTTAGCGGTCATTGAAGAAGTGCGCCGCGAAAAAAATACCCCCATCTTGATGCTCACCGTCTGCGGCGACCATGATCGAAAAATTGAGGCCTTCAAACTGGGGGCGGATGATTTTCTAACCAAACCCTTTTTACTAGACGAGCTCCTTTGGCGAGTCCATGCCCTACTAAGACGACCGCCCACCTGGCAAGCAGAAGTTTTAAAGATCAATGACCTGTCTTTAGATTTAGTTCAACACCTGGCACAAAGACACGGCCGCACACTCAATTTAACCCGCAAAGAATACTGTATTTTAGAATACCTGATGCGCCATCCGAACGTCATTAATTCGCGAGAAATTATTATGGAAAATGTTTGGGATATGAACATGGACCCCTTTTCCAACACTTTAGACACGCATATTTTAAACCTGCGGCGGAAATTAAAAAACGCGGGCGGGAAAGACCTGATTCACACTTTTCCGGGCCGCGGTTATAAATTAGCGTCTAAAAAACTTTAA
- a CDS encoding acetate--CoA ligase family protein (Derived by automated computational analysis using gene prediction method: Protein Homology.): MKNLDLIFNPRSVAVVGASRRAGSVGNEIAKNLVKNFPGSVFLVNPKAKRLLGQTCYADLAAIKKPVDLLVIAVPAALVPSVLEVGGQLGIKGAVVISAGFKEAGGANLEAELVAISKKYKINLIGPNCLGVINPEKKLNASFAGLMPPRGELAFISQSGALGTAILDVAAGLGLGFSKFISIGNKAVIDEAKMLAYLKKDKATKVVGLYAEQLTNPDELLKQFRSLTLGSAPKPVVVLKSGRTPAGAGASASHTGSLAGNDAAYQALFNQSGVIRARTVKELFDYLRIFYSNPLGAAKKVALVTNAGGPGVLAVDVLTARGLSLASLSTKTQAALKKVLPAAASVSNPVDLLGDAPARRYQESLEILNKDKNVDAFLAILTPQSMTEIDATAQALMAFKKKTKRPLAVVFMGQELSARGRELLCANKVAVYAWPEAAAHALATLNDFCEHRKIKRGAVPVFKDLKKERVAKILSAAKAHGVKALPEPEVQEIFKAYGLPVLRSYRVKSAAGAQEVGKKIKTTLVLKIISPDILHKSDAGGVLLNVPANQAGRAYRELIKRVKAKNPRTKIEGVLISEMISGGQELIIGSVREPSLGATIMVGLGGIYTEILQDVAFGLNPLTKTDVKLMLKQLKGARILAGARGQGALDQEALINCILRLAQLVKDWPQIKEVDINPLVIKEQGAIALDGRMIID, encoded by the coding sequence ATGAAAAATCTTGATTTAATCTTTAATCCTCGCAGCGTTGCTGTTGTCGGTGCTTCTCGGCGCGCCGGCAGCGTGGGCAACGAAATCGCGAAAAATTTAGTTAAAAATTTTCCGGGTTCAGTTTTTTTAGTTAACCCCAAAGCGAAAAGACTTTTAGGGCAAACCTGTTACGCTGATTTAGCGGCAATCAAAAAACCGGTGGATTTATTAGTGATTGCTGTGCCGGCTGCTTTGGTGCCAAGTGTTTTAGAGGTTGGCGGCCAATTGGGTATCAAAGGGGCGGTGGTCATTTCTGCCGGCTTTAAAGAAGCGGGGGGTGCCAATCTGGAGGCGGAACTGGTCGCGATCAGTAAAAAATATAAGATTAATTTAATTGGCCCTAACTGTTTGGGGGTGATTAATCCGGAGAAAAAATTGAATGCTTCTTTTGCCGGTCTCATGCCGCCGCGCGGAGAACTCGCCTTTATCTCTCAGAGCGGCGCTCTCGGTACCGCCATTTTAGATGTGGCCGCCGGTCTGGGTTTAGGCTTTTCTAAATTTATCAGTATTGGCAATAAAGCCGTAATTGATGAGGCGAAGATGTTAGCTTATTTAAAAAAAGATAAAGCTACTAAAGTCGTCGGTCTTTATGCCGAACAATTAACTAATCCCGATGAATTATTAAAGCAATTTCGCTCTTTGACGCTCGGCTCCGCGCCTAAGCCGGTGGTAGTTTTAAAGTCTGGGCGTACTCCTGCCGGGGCGGGAGCAAGTGCTTCTCACACTGGCTCTTTAGCCGGTAATGACGCCGCCTATCAAGCCTTATTTAATCAGAGTGGGGTGATTCGGGCGCGCACTGTTAAAGAGCTTTTTGATTATCTGCGTATCTTTTACAGCAACCCCTTAGGGGCGGCGAAAAAGGTAGCGCTGGTCACTAATGCCGGTGGCCCGGGGGTTTTAGCGGTCGACGTTTTAACGGCGCGCGGTTTGTCGTTGGCCTCATTATCAACAAAAACTCAAGCCGCTTTAAAGAAAGTATTACCGGCAGCGGCCAGTGTTAGTAACCCGGTTGATCTTTTAGGCGATGCGCCCGCGCGCCGCTATCAAGAATCTTTAGAAATCTTAAATAAAGATAAAAATGTTGATGCCTTTTTAGCGATTCTGACACCACAATCAATGACCGAAATTGATGCTACCGCGCAAGCTTTAATGGCGTTTAAGAAAAAAACTAAACGCCCCCTAGCGGTTGTCTTTATGGGGCAAGAATTAAGCGCCCGAGGACGGGAATTATTATGCGCCAATAAAGTGGCGGTTTATGCTTGGCCGGAAGCGGCGGCACACGCTCTGGCAACCTTGAATGATTTTTGTGAGCACCGAAAAATTAAGCGCGGGGCGGTTCCAGTTTTTAAAGATTTGAAAAAAGAGCGAGTTGCGAAAATCTTAAGTGCTGCCAAGGCCCACGGGGTTAAAGCTTTACCAGAGCCGGAGGTTCAGGAAATATTTAAAGCTTACGGCTTGCCCGTGCTCCGGAGTTATCGAGTTAAGAGCGCGGCTGGCGCGCAAGAAGTGGGCAAAAAAATAAAAACGACTCTAGTTTTAAAAATTATTTCGCCGGATATTTTACATAAAAGTGACGCCGGCGGAGTGTTGTTGAATGTGCCCGCTAACCAGGCGGGACGAGCCTATCGAGAATTAATCAAGCGCGTCAAAGCTAAAAATCCTCGCACTAAAATTGAGGGAGTACTAATTAGTGAAATGATTAGTGGTGGGCAAGAGTTGATTATTGGCAGCGTTCGGGAACCTTCTTTAGGGGCTACGATCATGGTTGGTTTGGGAGGAATTTATACAGAAATTTTGCAAGATGTCGCCTTCGGCCTGAACCCGCTGACCAAAACCGATGTTAAATTAATGCTAAAGCAACTTAAAGGGGCAAGGATTTTAGCGGGCGCGCGCGGCCAAGGGGCACTTGATCAGGAAGCGCTGATTAATTGTATTTTACGCTTAGCCCAACTCGTTAAAGATTGGCCGCAAATAAAAGAAGTTGATATTAATCCTCTCGTTATTAAAGAGCAGGGTGCCATTGCTTTAGATGGCCGAATGATTATTGATTAA
- a CDS encoding nucleoside monophosphate kinase (Derived by automated computational analysis using gene prediction method: Protein Homology.), whose protein sequence is MKKVIVMYGLPASGKSTQAKLLEEKYGWHHFSMGEKLRALIESGSEVGAKAKDIVENGLLVPDDIILAALGSVAEQAKTVGLVFDGFPRKQEQAVMLDELLTATGAKVDACILLEVSDETVHERISSRLTVEVRKDDQDSAVVQNRINVFREESVPLCAHYESQGKLHRLDGEKSIEKIFTEICKIVEAL, encoded by the coding sequence ATGAAAAAAGTAATTGTCATGTACGGCCTGCCTGCCTCGGGCAAAAGCACCCAAGCCAAATTATTGGAAGAAAAATATGGTTGGCACCATTTTTCTATGGGTGAAAAATTAAGAGCCTTGATAGAATCGGGCTCAGAAGTTGGCGCTAAAGCGAAGGATATTGTTGAAAATGGGCTTTTAGTTCCCGATGATATTATTTTAGCCGCCCTCGGATCAGTGGCCGAGCAAGCTAAAACTGTCGGTCTGGTTTTTGACGGTTTCCCGCGCAAACAAGAACAAGCCGTCATGCTCGATGAGCTTCTAACAGCGACAGGAGCAAAAGTTGATGCCTGTATTTTATTAGAGGTCAGTGATGAAACCGTTCATGAGCGGATCAGTAGCCGCCTGACGGTCGAGGTCCGCAAAGATGACCAAGATAGCGCCGTCGTCCAAAACCGAATTAATGTTTTTCGCGAAGAATCTGTCCCACTTTGTGCTCACTATGAATCCCAGGGCAAACTTCATCGTCTTGATGGCGAAAAAAGTATTGAAAAAATCTTTACCGAGATTTGTAAAATTGTTGAAGCGCTCTAA